A single genomic interval of uncultured Desulfobulbus sp. harbors:
- the tolA gene encoding cell envelope integrity protein TolA, translated as MRYTEIEFLLHQQEEDGRWGLAIGLAVCVHLAIVLTLFFSPSLFTTKPIVEEVVSVSLVTLPEAGGSGGAPSPPAAAKPAKPAKPAATQPSSPPPPPKAVEPPKPVAPPEPVSPPPTPKEKVAVKPEPAPEPAPEPVSIAEPIQAKNPISLAPTKRKVKKAQDTRLDEEKVKIRKQEEQEQRNKEELAQRKKEEQELQKKIEERKRLADARKLEEQELQKKLEERKREAERKKAQTKARLDQIRAENEARAAAAEARELAAQANAAAAALASAREAVGRQNAAMEGALNKSGSGGRAAAQNIVGQSYINSVLARIKGYWKLPDTRLWDSSLYANVVITLNRQGGLVSIRFDRRSGDPQFDQMVEKTIHRAIPMPAFPALMTGDTVEVGGNFNVRELAKMR; from the coding sequence GTGCGCTACACGGAAATTGAATTTCTGCTCCATCAACAGGAGGAGGATGGTCGCTGGGGCCTGGCCATCGGCCTGGCGGTCTGTGTTCATCTGGCCATTGTTCTCACCCTGTTTTTCTCGCCCTCGCTGTTCACGACCAAACCCATCGTCGAAGAGGTGGTTTCGGTGAGCCTGGTGACCTTGCCCGAGGCAGGTGGCAGTGGCGGAGCACCGTCCCCGCCGGCTGCGGCCAAACCTGCGAAACCCGCCAAACCTGCCGCGACCCAACCCTCGTCACCGCCACCGCCTCCCAAGGCCGTGGAGCCGCCGAAACCTGTGGCTCCGCCCGAGCCGGTTTCGCCTCCGCCGACCCCCAAGGAGAAGGTCGCGGTGAAACCGGAGCCTGCGCCAGAACCTGCACCGGAACCGGTGTCCATTGCCGAGCCGATCCAGGCCAAAAATCCGATTTCCCTGGCTCCGACCAAACGCAAGGTCAAAAAGGCCCAGGATACGCGTCTGGACGAAGAAAAGGTCAAGATCCGTAAGCAGGAGGAGCAGGAGCAGCGTAACAAAGAAGAGCTGGCCCAGCGAAAGAAGGAAGAGCAGGAGCTGCAGAAAAAGATCGAGGAACGCAAGCGTCTTGCCGACGCACGCAAACTGGAAGAGCAGGAGTTGCAAAAGAAGCTCGAGGAGCGCAAAAGGGAAGCGGAACGGAAAAAGGCGCAGACCAAGGCCCGCCTCGATCAGATACGGGCTGAAAACGAGGCCCGTGCCGCCGCTGCCGAGGCTCGAGAGCTTGCTGCCCAGGCCAATGCCGCCGCTGCCGCCCTGGCCTCTGCCCGGGAGGCTGTTGGTCGTCAGAACGCCGCCATGGAAGGGGCGCTGAACAAGTCCGGCTCCGGCGGTCGCGCCGCAGCGCAGAATATTGTCGGCCAGAGTTATATCAACTCGGTACTTGCCCGCATCAAGGGGTATTGGAAACTTCCGGACACGCGCCTATGGGATTCCAGTCTCTATGCCAATGTGGTGATCACCCTCAACCGGCAGGGTGGGTTGGTCAGTATCAGGTTTGATCGTCGCTCCGGCGATCCCCAATTTGACCAGATGGTGGAAAAAACCATCCATCGGGCCATCCCCATGCCGGCCTTCCCGGCCTTGATGACCGGGGATACGGTTGAGGTCGGCGGAAATTTCAACGTGCGCGAACTGGCAAAGATGCGCTAA
- a CDS encoding protein TolB: protein MMRKQNISLVVLLAGVLLSFLLPQSSRAEGQTYYDISASDVRKIMLAVPTFAGSGSQGSAVAKLLSKGLDLHGFIGVVDPSRYGGNREADWKTVGADYVVLGQVNADPAGVMIEGQILDVASNKLLAGRRYRGSAAQLEDMTLRLCDALIQDFTGEPGVARTRIAFISDGTGRKEVYVSDILGMHPRQITRHRALCVAPRFTPDGNHLTYSSYHRGNQDLYITDLRQSQATRAISRRKGLNLAPAFSPNGGRMIITLSKDGNPDLFAMDMNGTILGQLTSGSGINVSASFSPDGRSIAFVSDRSGKPNVYVMSAGGGSAKRLTFKCSENSEPAWSPKGDEIAFTGLIGGQYQLFVMDTNGGNVRQITNGGGNFESPTWAPDGRLLAVTRKGGSSSELCVVSKNGKDVRVLFPLRGNQSYPQWSGRLP, encoded by the coding sequence ATGATGCGCAAACAAAACATTTCCTTGGTCGTTTTGCTGGCAGGTGTCCTGCTCAGTTTTCTGCTGCCTCAATCCAGCCGGGCGGAGGGGCAAACCTACTACGACATTTCCGCCTCGGATGTACGGAAGATCATGCTTGCCGTGCCCACCTTTGCCGGGAGCGGCAGCCAGGGATCGGCCGTGGCCAAACTGCTGAGTAAAGGGCTTGACCTGCATGGCTTTATCGGGGTGGTCGATCCCAGTCGCTACGGCGGCAACCGCGAGGCGGACTGGAAGACTGTCGGTGCGGACTATGTGGTGCTCGGCCAGGTGAATGCCGACCCTGCCGGCGTTATGATCGAGGGGCAGATTCTTGATGTGGCCAGCAACAAACTCCTGGCGGGGCGCCGCTACCGCGGTTCAGCCGCCCAGCTCGAGGATATGACCCTGCGTCTGTGCGACGCGTTGATTCAGGATTTCACGGGAGAACCTGGCGTGGCCCGCACCCGTATCGCCTTTATCTCCGATGGGACCGGGCGCAAGGAAGTCTATGTCAGCGATATTCTGGGAATGCATCCGCGACAAATCACCAGGCATCGCGCCCTTTGCGTCGCCCCCCGGTTTACGCCCGATGGCAACCATCTGACCTATTCCAGCTATCATCGTGGCAATCAGGACCTGTACATCACCGATCTTCGTCAGAGTCAGGCAACCCGGGCGATTTCCCGGCGCAAGGGGCTGAATCTGGCGCCGGCCTTTTCCCCCAATGGCGGCAGGATGATCATCACCTTGAGTAAAGACGGCAATCCCGATCTTTTTGCCATGGATATGAATGGTACTATATTGGGGCAGCTGACTTCGGGCAGCGGCATTAACGTTTCCGCCTCTTTTTCACCGGATGGTCGATCAATCGCCTTTGTCTCCGACCGCAGCGGCAAGCCCAACGTATATGTCATGTCCGCCGGTGGCGGCTCGGCCAAGCGGCTCACCTTCAAGTGTTCGGAAAACAGCGAGCCTGCTTGGTCGCCCAAGGGGGATGAGATTGCCTTCACCGGACTCATCGGCGGGCAGTATCAGTTGTTTGTCATGGATACCAACGGCGGCAACGTTCGTCAGATAACCAACGGTGGCGGAAATTTCGAATCCCCGACCTGGGCGCCCGATGGACGGCTGCTGGCTGTGACCCGGAAAGGGGGCAGCAGTTCCGAGCTCTGTGTTGTCAGTAAAAACGGCAAGGATGTTCGTGTGCTGTTTCCCCTGCGGGGCAACCAGTCCTACCCCCAGTGGTCGGGGCGTCTTCCCTGA
- a CDS encoding tetratricopeptide repeat protein — MKTLGTLALAGCSLVLLTQCASQDDVQSLQYQLRAVNQKLENVKSTTVNQMQQRQASSVSKIDQMEDEAMRIRSSLEENSSQTMQFREQVNQNIANLQAAVDNNRKESDAKVSELNQRVSVLEEKLATVVQNFTRIQQDRIADAERKAKAAAERAEAAKQRAAAASTVTRVTPQSTPSSQGAGSMVRVSPSGKKTRIAVPKSEEVPSTRKVSAASTEPPVEASAPVKTVATSRAPAPEKASVPEKSSATSGADPFSKGMNEYKGKNYKAAYKSFEQSLSSDPTGSQAGKILYYMGESLYNQGEYDLAILDYQKVISNHSKDSHTPSALLKQGMAFEKLTDNETAKIIYKKLINDHPGSTEASQAKDRLKKL, encoded by the coding sequence ATGAAGACACTTGGCACCCTTGCGCTGGCCGGATGTTCGCTCGTTCTGCTGACCCAATGCGCTTCTCAAGATGATGTACAGAGTTTGCAATACCAGCTTCGGGCGGTCAACCAGAAGCTGGAAAATGTGAAGAGTACCACGGTCAACCAGATGCAGCAGCGTCAGGCCAGTTCGGTCAGCAAAATTGACCAGATGGAAGACGAGGCCATGCGTATTCGTTCCAGCCTGGAGGAGAATTCCTCGCAAACCATGCAGTTTCGCGAACAGGTCAACCAGAATATCGCCAACCTGCAGGCTGCAGTGGACAACAACCGCAAAGAATCGGATGCCAAAGTTTCCGAACTCAATCAGCGCGTCAGCGTGCTTGAGGAAAAACTGGCCACGGTGGTGCAGAATTTCACCAGGATCCAGCAGGACCGGATCGCCGATGCCGAACGCAAGGCCAAGGCCGCCGCGGAGAGGGCCGAGGCTGCAAAACAGCGGGCTGCGGCCGCCAGTACCGTGACCAGAGTTACACCGCAATCAACCCCATCCAGCCAGGGGGCCGGGAGCATGGTCCGTGTGAGCCCTTCGGGAAAAAAGACCCGAATAGCGGTCCCGAAGAGTGAAGAGGTTCCCTCGACACGAAAGGTCAGTGCGGCCTCCACCGAACCCCCGGTTGAAGCCAGTGCACCGGTCAAAACCGTGGCAACCAGCAGGGCCCCTGCCCCTGAAAAGGCAAGCGTTCCAGAAAAGTCGAGCGCTACCTCCGGCGCAGATCCCTTTTCCAAGGGGATGAACGAGTATAAAGGCAAGAACTACAAGGCCGCCTATAAATCCTTTGAGCAGTCGTTGTCCTCCGACCCCACCGGATCCCAGGCCGGGAAAATCCTCTATTACATGGGAGAATCTCTCTACAATCAAGGGGAATATGATCTTGCCATCCTTGATTATCAGAAGGTTATTTCCAATCACAGCAAGGATTCTCACACCCCGAGTGCACTGCTGAAACAGGGGATGGCTTTTGAAAAGCTGACCGACAACGAGACCGCCAAGATCATTTATAAGAAGCTGATCAACGATCATCCCGGCAGCACCGAAGCCTCGCAGGCCAAAGACCGGTTGAAAAAATTGTAA
- a CDS encoding TlyA family RNA methyltransferase, producing MAAVKKQRLDALLVRRGLAEDIETARRLIGAGVVLINEMVNDKVGAQVAADATIKVKTGRRYVSRGGDKLESALTALPLDPTGLICADIGSSTGGFSDCLLQHGAQKLYCVDVGYGLLDWKLRSDARVVVIERTNARYLSREHIPTPIDLAVIDASFISLEPLLPPLIPLFGEHPVRILALVKPQFQLPRELIERGGVVTDAQLHRQALAMVEGFGHELGLHCARIVPSCVRGTKGNQEFFMLLTGMTAGEPDEMNIGE from the coding sequence TTGGCCGCCGTTAAAAAGCAACGGCTGGACGCGCTCCTGGTGAGGCGCGGTCTGGCCGAGGACATCGAGACCGCGCGCAGACTGATTGGGGCCGGTGTGGTGCTGATCAATGAGATGGTCAATGACAAGGTCGGCGCGCAGGTAGCCGCTGATGCCACCATCAAGGTGAAGACCGGACGGCGCTATGTGAGCCGGGGTGGGGATAAGCTGGAATCTGCGCTCACGGCACTGCCCCTTGACCCCACCGGTCTGATCTGTGCCGATATTGGCAGTTCCACCGGCGGGTTCAGTGACTGTCTGCTCCAGCATGGGGCGCAAAAACTGTACTGCGTCGACGTCGGCTACGGGCTGCTCGACTGGAAACTGCGTAGTGATGCGCGGGTGGTGGTCATTGAACGGACCAATGCCCGGTACCTGAGCCGGGAACATATTCCGACACCGATTGATCTGGCCGTGATCGATGCCTCGTTTATCTCTCTTGAACCCCTGCTGCCGCCGCTGATTCCACTTTTTGGGGAGCATCCGGTGCGTATTCTCGCCCTGGTCAAGCCGCAGTTTCAACTCCCCCGTGAACTGATTGAACGAGGGGGCGTGGTGACCGATGCACAGCTCCATCGACAGGCCCTGGCCATGGTGGAGGGGTTTGGGCACGAGTTGGGATTGCACTGCGCCAGGATAGTGCCTTCATGCGTCCGCGGCACCAAGGGCAACCAAGAATTTTTTATGCTCCTCACCGGGATGACGGCTGGGGAGCCAGATGAAATGAACATCGGGGAATAG
- a CDS encoding SH3 domain-containing protein produces MTGLLLRKILWTLAGSLLLVPTLWAAEYMSVARDGINIRSGPGTNSDVLFELPLGYPLEVIGREGQWIKVMDYEGDKGYVIESLLSKTPYVVVKTKEGNVRSGPSTKDAVVGNVTKDVIFKKVEEKGDWIKVSHPQLNGWVHKTLVWPN; encoded by the coding sequence ATGACGGGTTTGTTGCTGAGAAAAATTTTATGGACATTGGCGGGGTCGCTTTTGCTGGTCCCAACGCTGTGGGCGGCCGAGTATATGAGCGTTGCCCGCGATGGCATCAACATTCGTTCCGGTCCAGGAACCAACTCGGATGTGCTTTTTGAACTGCCGCTGGGATACCCGCTTGAAGTCATCGGCCGTGAAGGCCAGTGGATCAAGGTGATGGATTATGAAGGCGATAAAGGCTATGTCATCGAGAGTCTCTTGAGCAAGACACCCTACGTCGTGGTCAAGACCAAGGAGGGCAACGTCCGCAGCGGCCCCAGCACCAAGGATGCAGTGGTCGGCAACGTCACCAAGGATGTCATCTTTAAAAAGGTGGAAGAAAAGGGTGATTGGATCAAGGTCAGCCATCCCCAGTTGAACGGATGGGTTCACAAAACCCTGGTCTGGCCGAACTGA
- a CDS encoding CoA-transferase, with the protein MSNYASPEEYNLADLLCCAASREVQDNEIVFAGTGLPMVAIMLAQKTHAPNLKLIFEAGTLDGRPPELPTSVGDARCESGASRSSGLYDAFSIAQRGYVDLGYLGGAEVDQYGNVNTTCIGNYLDPELRLTGSGGNPDINSFARRTVFIMVHEKRRFVEQVSYITSPGWRVKRWPGGEWVHRRELYGAAFRGGPSAIISTAGVFRFDAHDGHMYLDTCHPGKTVAEIRDLCQFDLDVSRVNGDTLPPTREELHFIHDVLDPDAIFIPKVKQG; encoded by the coding sequence ATGAGCAATTACGCATCGCCCGAAGAATATAATCTGGCGGACCTGCTGTGCTGCGCTGCCTCACGCGAGGTGCAGGACAATGAGATTGTTTTCGCCGGGACCGGCCTGCCCATGGTGGCCATCATGCTGGCGCAGAAGACCCATGCCCCGAACCTGAAACTGATCTTCGAGGCCGGGACCCTGGACGGACGCCCGCCGGAACTGCCGACCTCGGTGGGCGATGCCCGCTGCGAATCCGGCGCCTCACGATCCTCGGGTCTCTACGACGCTTTTTCCATTGCCCAACGCGGCTATGTGGATCTAGGATACCTGGGCGGAGCCGAGGTGGATCAGTACGGTAACGTCAACACCACCTGCATCGGCAACTATCTCGATCCCGAGTTGCGCCTCACCGGCAGCGGCGGCAACCCTGACATCAACTCCTTTGCCCGGCGCACGGTGTTCATCATGGTGCATGAAAAGCGGCGGTTCGTCGAGCAGGTGAGCTATATCACCAGTCCCGGCTGGCGGGTGAAGCGATGGCCGGGCGGCGAGTGGGTCCACCGGCGGGAGCTCTACGGGGCCGCCTTCCGCGGCGGCCCCTCGGCCATCATCAGTACGGCCGGGGTGTTCCGCTTCGATGCACACGACGGCCACATGTACCTGGACACCTGCCATCCCGGCAAGACCGTAGCGGAAATCAGGGATCTCTGCCAGTTCGACCTCGACGTCTCCCGGGTGAACGGGGACACCCTTCCCCCAACCCGCGAGGAGTTACACTTCATTCATGACGTGCTCGACCCTGACGCAATCTTTATCCCCAAAGTGAAGCAAGGGTAA
- a CDS encoding CoA transferase — translation MRTDKRITLQQAAEIVKNGSSLTFSGFTIWRRPFALVYELIRQKRRGLHLIEVNGGPQTEFLVGAGCVDIWESCWVGHELYGKYGANLSRKVGTKEIIVEDYSHAEMMFRFAAAAQGAPYAVTQTSLGTDIHNPEFDMLGRAGKRDGKRIAKQKYIFADDPFFDAGSQVLIPAVKVDVAVLCVQQVGEEGTVRVAGQLYSDPEACRAADITIAIAEEIVPEEYLRRDAFHNTIASFEVDYILECPYGAHPTGMFGKYDVDGAFLKDFYSRTRTQEGFNAFAEEWIFGMDHISYLEKLGWPRMLNLKANTALNYKPRH, via the coding sequence ATGCGCACCGATAAACGCATCACCCTGCAGCAGGCAGCCGAGATCGTCAAAAACGGCTCGAGCCTGACCTTTTCCGGCTTCACCATCTGGCGGCGGCCCTTTGCCCTGGTCTACGAACTGATCCGCCAGAAGCGGCGAGGTCTACATCTGATCGAGGTCAACGGCGGCCCGCAGACCGAATTTCTGGTCGGCGCAGGCTGTGTCGACATCTGGGAATCGTGCTGGGTCGGTCATGAACTTTACGGCAAGTACGGGGCGAACCTCTCGCGTAAGGTAGGCACAAAAGAGATCATCGTCGAGGATTACAGTCATGCGGAAATGATGTTCCGTTTTGCCGCCGCTGCCCAGGGCGCACCCTACGCGGTCACCCAGACCTCACTCGGAACCGACATCCACAACCCGGAGTTCGACATGCTCGGTCGGGCCGGCAAACGCGACGGCAAGCGGATCGCCAAACAGAAATACATCTTTGCCGACGACCCCTTCTTCGATGCCGGTTCCCAGGTGCTGATCCCGGCGGTCAAGGTCGATGTGGCCGTGCTCTGCGTACAGCAGGTGGGTGAGGAGGGCACGGTGCGGGTGGCAGGGCAGCTCTATTCCGATCCCGAGGCCTGCCGCGCTGCCGACATCACCATCGCCATTGCCGAGGAAATCGTGCCTGAGGAATATCTCCGCCGCGATGCCTTTCACAACACCATTGCCAGTTTCGAGGTCGACTATATCCTCGAATGCCCCTATGGAGCCCATCCCACCGGCATGTTCGGTAAATACGACGTGGACGGCGCCTTTCTCAAGGATTTCTATTCCAGAACCCGCACCCAGGAAGGCTTCAACGCCTTTGCCGAGGAGTGGATCTTCGGCATGGACCACATCAGCTATCTGGAGAAACTCGGCTGGCCGCGGATGCTGAACCTGAAGGCCAATACCGCGCTGAACTACAAACCCCGCCATTGA
- a CDS encoding acyl-CoA dehydrogenase family protein — MNLDLNEEQKLIQETARDFAKTELEPVAAKLDAEKDRTTLLANLKKLAELGFMGLNIKEEYGGSEAGVVAFSVAMTEIARACASTAVTVSVNNMVCEVIQAIGSEEQKQAYIPKICSGEYAAGSFGLTENCAGSDPSGMVTTAIKDGDSYVINGSKIFITSAPYAGVFVVWAVTDKEAPKGKGISCFLIEAGTPGLTIGKEEHKMGQHASATNELIFDNCRVPAEAMMGKPNDGFRIAVGELAGGRIGIGSLGLGLGLAAMDHATKYANDRQQFGQKISNFQAIQWMIADSYTELEAARLLLMNAAFRKEQGRSYAKEASMAKVYATESANRACYNALQMLGGYGYTTDFPIERFARDARITTIYEGTSEIQRLIISREILRGLAA; from the coding sequence ATGAATCTCGACTTAAACGAAGAACAAAAATTGATCCAGGAAACCGCCCGTGACTTTGCCAAGACCGAACTCGAACCGGTGGCGGCCAAGCTCGATGCGGAAAAGGACCGGACCACCCTGCTCGCCAATCTGAAAAAACTGGCCGAGCTCGGCTTCATGGGCCTCAATATCAAGGAAGAGTACGGAGGATCCGAGGCCGGCGTGGTGGCCTTCAGCGTGGCCATGACCGAAATCGCCCGGGCCTGCGCCTCCACTGCGGTCACCGTGTCGGTGAACAACATGGTCTGCGAGGTGATCCAGGCCATCGGCTCTGAGGAGCAGAAACAGGCCTACATTCCCAAGATCTGCTCCGGCGAATATGCAGCGGGCAGCTTTGGCCTGACCGAAAACTGCGCCGGCTCCGATCCCTCCGGTATGGTCACCACCGCGATCAAGGACGGTGACTCCTATGTGATCAACGGCTCCAAGATCTTCATCACCAGCGCCCCCTATGCCGGGGTGTTCGTGGTCTGGGCGGTGACCGACAAGGAGGCGCCCAAGGGAAAGGGCATCAGCTGTTTTTTGATCGAGGCCGGAACACCGGGGCTCACCATCGGCAAGGAAGAGCACAAGATGGGCCAGCACGCCTCGGCCACCAACGAACTGATCTTCGACAACTGCCGCGTGCCCGCCGAAGCCATGATGGGCAAGCCCAACGACGGCTTCCGCATTGCCGTGGGCGAGTTGGCGGGGGGGCGCATCGGCATCGGCTCCCTGGGTCTGGGCCTCGGCCTGGCCGCCATGGACCATGCCACCAAATATGCCAACGACCGGCAACAGTTCGGGCAGAAGATCAGCAACTTTCAGGCAATCCAGTGGATGATCGCCGACTCCTACACCGAACTCGAGGCTGCCCGCCTGCTGCTGATGAACGCCGCCTTCCGCAAGGAACAGGGCCGCTCCTATGCCAAGGAGGCCTCCATGGCCAAGGTCTATGCCACCGAGAGCGCCAACCGCGCCTGCTACAACGCCCTGCAGATGCTCGGCGGCTACGGCTACACCACCGATTTTCCCATTGAACGTTTTGCCCGGGATGCCCGCATTACCACCATCTACGAGGGGACCAGTGAAATTCAGCGGCTGATCATCTCCCGCGAGATCCTGCGCGGGCTTGCAGCCTGA
- a CDS encoding acetyl-CoA C-acetyltransferase, translating to MREAVIVSAVRTPLGSFNGSLSTMGATTLGGLIIDEAIRRAGIAKVEVNEAIMGMVLPCGYGQNPAKQAAIKAGLPWEVEAITINKVCGSGLKAVMLAAQAIQLGDAEVVVAGGMENMSMAPFYLDKARFGYRMGDATMHDHMVHDGLWDIVNDFHMGISNELCSERYEVTREEQDRYAAESYRRTLAAQAAGKFDDEIMAVEIPQRKGDPKVFWKDECPQKTGYEQLAKMKPAFQEGGVTTAGNASIISDGAAAVVVMSREKAEALGCTIMATIGAQASCGIDMKYVLVAPIWAVPKCLAKEGLSRDAIDLYEINEAFSGSTVAALKTLELDPAKVNVNGGSVALGHPIGASGCRLLVTLLHEMVRQNKKNGLVSLCLGGGEAVAMIVKR from the coding sequence ATGCGAGAAGCAGTGATTGTCAGTGCGGTGCGAACGCCCCTGGGCAGTTTTAATGGATCCCTTTCCACCATGGGCGCCACCACCCTCGGTGGGCTGATCATCGATGAGGCCATTCGCCGCGCAGGCATTGCCAAGGTAGAAGTAAACGAAGCCATCATGGGCATGGTCCTGCCCTGCGGGTATGGCCAGAACCCGGCGAAACAGGCGGCGATCAAGGCCGGTCTCCCCTGGGAGGTCGAGGCGATTACGATCAACAAGGTCTGCGGCTCGGGCCTCAAGGCGGTGATGCTGGCGGCCCAGGCGATTCAACTCGGCGATGCCGAGGTGGTCGTGGCCGGCGGGATGGAGAACATGTCCATGGCACCCTTTTACCTGGACAAGGCCCGATTCGGCTATCGCATGGGCGATGCGACGATGCACGATCACATGGTCCACGACGGTCTGTGGGATATCGTCAATGACTTCCACATGGGCATCTCCAACGAACTCTGCTCCGAACGGTATGAGGTCACTCGTGAAGAGCAGGATCGTTATGCGGCCGAGTCCTACCGCCGCACGCTCGCCGCCCAGGCCGCAGGCAAATTCGATGACGAGATCATGGCAGTGGAAATCCCGCAGCGGAAGGGCGATCCCAAGGTGTTCTGGAAGGACGAATGCCCCCAGAAAACCGGATACGAGCAACTCGCGAAAATGAAGCCCGCCTTTCAAGAGGGTGGCGTCACCACCGCCGGCAACGCCTCGATCATCTCCGACGGCGCGGCTGCGGTGGTGGTCATGAGCCGGGAAAAAGCCGAGGCCCTTGGCTGTACCATCATGGCCACCATCGGCGCCCAGGCCTCCTGCGGGATCGATATGAAGTATGTGTTGGTCGCTCCCATCTGGGCGGTGCCCAAGTGCCTGGCCAAGGAAGGACTTTCCCGAGACGCGATCGACCTCTACGAGATCAACGAGGCCTTCAGCGGCTCCACCGTGGCCGCGCTCAAGACCCTTGAACTCGATCCGGCCAAAGTCAACGTCAACGGCGGCTCGGTCGCCCTGGGCCACCCCATCGGCGCCAGCGGCTGCCGCCTGCTGGTGACCCTGCTGCATGAGATGGTGCGCCAAAACAAGAAAAACGGCCTGGTTTCGCTCTGCCTCGGCGGCGGCGAGGCCGTGGCCATGATCGTGAAGAGGTAA